One part of the Alistipes onderdonkii genome encodes these proteins:
- the traN gene encoding conjugative transposon protein TraN yields MKRDLIYLTLIVSAIWAAHATAKAVQDEPQQIEPRKIEAGFTKTVHILFPSPVTYIDIGSMDIIAGKADGAENVVRVKAAVRNFAAETNLTVITEDGGFFTFDVHYAENPVVSTLNLTVQEPQTEGVKKPAAADDPQPTASEGLVLLREVGREKPATVKRMLSDIYRQNRTDVKGIRAKKYGIEVEVLGIYVFNDVIYIHTCISNDTNISFEVDARRFIVADRKLAKRTAQQQTSLEILRVCNDPAVVRGHQRQRTVFALPKLTIPDDKVLLLEIVEKNGARHQMVEIPAGELLDAKLL; encoded by the coding sequence ATGAAAAGAGACCTTATTTATCTGACCCTGATTGTTTCCGCAATCTGGGCCGCACACGCTACGGCGAAGGCCGTGCAGGACGAGCCGCAGCAGATCGAACCCCGAAAGATCGAAGCGGGATTCACCAAGACTGTACACATCCTCTTCCCGTCGCCCGTCACGTATATCGACATCGGCTCGATGGACATCATAGCAGGCAAGGCCGACGGGGCCGAAAACGTCGTGCGGGTGAAGGCGGCCGTGCGGAATTTCGCAGCAGAAACAAACCTGACGGTCATCACCGAAGACGGCGGATTTTTCACGTTCGATGTCCACTATGCCGAGAACCCGGTTGTCTCGACCCTCAATCTTACAGTGCAGGAACCGCAGACGGAAGGTGTGAAGAAACCGGCTGCCGCAGACGATCCGCAGCCGACGGCTTCCGAGGGCCTGGTGCTGCTGCGCGAAGTAGGCCGCGAAAAGCCCGCAACCGTAAAACGCATGTTGAGCGACATATACCGCCAAAACCGTACGGACGTGAAGGGCATTCGTGCGAAGAAGTACGGCATTGAAGTCGAAGTGTTGGGGATTTACGTGTTCAATGACGTGATATACATTCACACCTGCATCTCGAACGACACGAACATCTCCTTCGAGGTGGATGCGCGGCGGTTCATCGTAGCGGATCGCAAACTCGCCAAGCGTACGGCACAACAGCAGACATCGCTCGAAATCCTGCGCGTATGCAACGATCCGGCAGTTGTAAGGGGGCACCAGCGTCAGCGGACGGTATTCGCGCTGCCCAAGCTTACGATCCCCGACGACAAGGTGCTTTTGCTGGAAATCGTCGAGAAAAACGGAGCCCGCCATCAGATGGTGGAGATACCCGCAGGGGAATTGTTGGATGCGAAACTCCTGTAA
- the traM gene encoding conjugative transposon protein TraM → MTENKNPGNDPSAEFERLRKRKVLLFAAILGCIFLVAMWLIFRPAPVKPQEGAAGINTSVPDGKAQATVSDKRKAAEQLRSEEQQQRRMMTLGDNSFSLLDDGLKPAEEPAPADNPALRASEANRAMQRQVQGFYAAPQRNTEVEALKEQVAALQSQLDAERQQPDPLELAEEQYKLARKYLGGGTAVGEEAVEQAKQRKDSRLSVMRPVREGEVEASTLDPRADFTVERNLGFLTAAGGVAHADIPSVKACVAQTQVIRAGSTVQLRLLEAVRIDGVTIPRNTPLYGLATISGMRLQVTVSSVEYGGRIFAVEAVAYDFDGQPGLNVPNSRERTALKEALASVGQTAGTSVNVTRSAGQQVLSELARGGLQASSQYVAGKLREVKITLKANHQLLLISKE, encoded by the coding sequence ATGACAGAAAACAAGAATCCGGGAAACGACCCCTCGGCGGAGTTCGAACGGCTGCGCAAGCGCAAGGTGCTGCTCTTCGCGGCGATCCTCGGATGTATATTCCTCGTCGCGATGTGGCTTATATTCCGACCTGCGCCCGTCAAGCCTCAAGAAGGGGCCGCGGGGATCAACACGTCGGTTCCGGACGGCAAGGCGCAGGCCACCGTCAGCGACAAACGCAAAGCCGCGGAACAGCTCCGCAGCGAGGAGCAGCAGCAGAGACGCATGATGACACTCGGCGACAACTCGTTCTCGCTGCTGGACGACGGGCTCAAACCTGCCGAGGAGCCTGCACCGGCGGACAACCCCGCACTGCGGGCCTCCGAGGCCAACCGGGCCATGCAGCGGCAGGTGCAGGGCTTCTACGCCGCTCCGCAGCGCAATACCGAAGTCGAAGCCCTGAAAGAGCAGGTCGCAGCCCTGCAATCCCAGCTTGACGCTGAACGGCAACAGCCCGATCCGCTGGAGCTGGCCGAGGAGCAGTACAAGCTCGCCCGGAAATATCTCGGTGGCGGAACGGCCGTAGGTGAAGAAGCTGTTGAGCAGGCAAAGCAGCGGAAGGATTCGCGCCTGTCGGTCATGCGCCCCGTTCGGGAGGGTGAGGTCGAAGCCTCGACGCTCGACCCTCGGGCGGATTTCACCGTCGAGCGCAACCTCGGGTTTCTCACGGCGGCAGGTGGTGTCGCGCATGCCGATATTCCAAGCGTCAAGGCCTGTGTCGCTCAGACGCAGGTTATACGTGCCGGGAGCACCGTGCAGTTGCGGCTGCTGGAAGCCGTGCGTATCGACGGAGTGACCATCCCCCGTAATACGCCGCTATACGGTCTTGCGACAATCTCCGGAATGCGGCTGCAAGTCACGGTGTCGTCCGTCGAATACGGCGGGCGGATCTTCGCCGTCGAAGCCGTGGCTTACGATTTCGACGGACAGCCGGGGCTCAACGTCCCGAACTCCCGCGAGCGGACGGCCCTCAAAGAGGCGCTGGCGTCTGTCGGGCAGACAGCCGGCACGAGCGTAAACGTCACCCGTTCGGCCGGGCAGCAGGTCCTTTCGGAGCTGGCGCGCGGAGGATTGCAGGCTTCGTCGCAGTATGTCGCCGGGAAGCTCCGCGAGGTGAAGATAACCCTCAAAGCCAACCATCAGCTATTATTGATTTCAAAAGAATAG
- the traK gene encoding conjugative transposon protein TraK, with amino-acid sequence MEFKCLTNIETSFRQLRMYAFVFAGICAVVTVAAVWMSYSFAERQRQKIYVLDNGRSLMVALSQDLAQNRPVEAREHVRRFHELFFTLSPDKAAIESNVGRALQMADKSALSYYKVLQEKGFFNRLIAGNVSQMVKVDSIRCNFDRYPYEVTTFARQRILRESTVTERSLVTTCRLVNVSRSDNNPQGFMVEALNIVENKDLATYDR; translated from the coding sequence ATGGAATTCAAGTGTTTAACGAACATCGAAACATCCTTTCGGCAGCTGCGCATGTACGCTTTCGTCTTCGCCGGAATCTGCGCCGTCGTAACCGTGGCGGCAGTCTGGATGTCCTACTCCTTCGCCGAGCGGCAGCGGCAGAAGATCTACGTGCTGGACAACGGCCGCTCGCTGATGGTGGCGCTCTCGCAGGACCTCGCGCAGAACCGTCCCGTCGAAGCCCGCGAACACGTGCGGCGCTTCCACGAGCTCTTCTTCACCCTCTCGCCCGACAAGGCGGCCATCGAGTCCAATGTCGGACGCGCCTTGCAGATGGCCGACAAAAGTGCCTTGTCCTACTACAAGGTCTTGCAGGAAAAGGGATTCTTCAACCGCCTGATCGCCGGAAACGTCTCACAGATGGTAAAAGTGGACAGCATCCGCTGCAATTTCGACCGCTATCCCTACGAGGTTACGACCTTTGCCCGGCAGCGCATCCTGCGCGAAAGCACCGTCACGGAGCGGTCGCTCGTCACGACGTGCCGTCTGGTGAACGTTTCCCGCTCGGACAACAACCCGCAGGGCTTCATGGTCGAGGCGCTGAACATCGTCGAAAACAAAGACCTCGCGACCTATGACCGCTAA
- the traJ gene encoding conjugative transposon protein TraJ: protein MVHMLSLTDNLHTILRVLYDDMMALCYPMSQVAMAIAGIGALLHIAYRVWQSMAQAEPIDLFPLMRPFAIGICILFFPTLVLGSLNGILSPLVKATHSLMVGQTLDMEQWQERRERLELESREQMPPDSYYAEDEEMERELNELGLDDQTQQALDRMNEQRSSWSVKGIIFKCLAWVLELLFAAASVILDVLRTFYLIVLSLLGPIAFAISVFDGFQSTLTQWLTKYVSIYLWLPISDLFSAIIARLQTLSMRHDVDLMAGGYNWYVDWSNSLNLIFMLVAVCGYLCIPSIASWVVQANGFAAYNKTVSKMTSLVSAGAGWTAGKAWAGAKGAGSAALSGGKAVGRGIMNGARLIFRK, encoded by the coding sequence ATGGTACACATGCTTTCCCTTACGGACAATCTGCATACGATTCTCCGGGTGCTTTACGACGACATGATGGCGCTGTGCTATCCGATGTCGCAGGTCGCAATGGCCATCGCAGGGATCGGGGCGCTGCTTCACATCGCCTACCGCGTCTGGCAGTCGATGGCCCAAGCCGAACCGATCGACCTCTTTCCCCTTATGCGGCCCTTCGCCATCGGCATCTGCATCCTGTTCTTCCCGACGCTCGTGTTGGGAAGCCTGAACGGCATACTTTCACCCCTGGTAAAGGCGACGCATTCGCTGATGGTCGGGCAAACACTCGACATGGAACAATGGCAGGAGCGGCGTGAGCGGCTCGAACTCGAAAGCCGCGAGCAGATGCCCCCGGACAGCTACTATGCCGAAGACGAGGAGATGGAACGCGAACTGAATGAACTGGGACTCGACGACCAGACGCAGCAGGCCCTCGATCGTATGAATGAACAGCGTTCCTCATGGTCGGTCAAAGGGATCATCTTCAAATGTCTGGCGTGGGTACTCGAACTGCTCTTCGCCGCGGCGAGCGTTATCCTCGACGTGCTGAGGACCTTTTACCTGATCGTCCTCTCGCTGCTCGGCCCGATCGCTTTCGCCATCTCCGTGTTCGACGGTTTTCAATCCACCCTGACGCAATGGCTCACGAAGTATGTCTCGATTTACCTGTGGCTGCCGATCTCGGACCTTTTCTCGGCGATCATCGCACGTCTGCAAACCCTTTCGATGCGCCACGACGTCGACCTGATGGCCGGAGGCTACAACTGGTATGTGGACTGGTCGAACAGCCTGAATCTGATCTTTATGCTCGTGGCCGTGTGCGGATATCTCTGTATCCCCTCGATCGCCTCGTGGGTCGTGCAGGCAAACGGATTCGCCGCCTACAACAAAACCGTCTCGAAGATGACCTCGCTCGTAAGCGCCGGAGCCGGATGGACGGCCGGCAAAGCATGGGCCGGAGCAAAAGGCGCCGGCTCGGCGGCATTATCGGGCGGTAAGGCCGTGGGGCGTGGTATCATGAACGGCGCCCGGCTTATTTTCCGAAAATAA
- a CDS encoding DUF4141 domain-containing protein yields the protein MKQKIIMLCLCLVCTGLSTYAQWVVSDPTNLAQGIVNSTKQVVEAAKNGQTMLQSFQETVKIYEQGRKYYDALKSVSNLVRSARKVQQCILLVGEISDIYVDGYRRMVGDENFTPAELAAIAAGYAKIIEESAGELKELQDIVNPTDMSLTDKDRIDVVQRVYGVLRRHRDLARYYTRKNISISLLRAARKRDMEGVLSLYGTDEQRYW from the coding sequence ATGAAGCAGAAAATCATTATGCTGTGTCTGTGCCTCGTCTGCACGGGCCTCAGCACATACGCCCAGTGGGTCGTCTCGGATCCTACGAACCTCGCGCAGGGCATCGTCAACTCCACCAAGCAGGTCGTCGAAGCCGCCAAGAACGGCCAGACCATGTTGCAGAGCTTTCAGGAAACCGTGAAGATTTATGAGCAGGGCCGCAAATACTACGACGCCCTGAAATCCGTCAGCAACCTCGTCCGCTCGGCCCGCAAGGTGCAACAGTGCATCCTGCTGGTCGGCGAAATCTCGGACATCTACGTAGACGGGTATCGTCGGATGGTCGGCGACGAGAACTTCACGCCCGCAGAGTTGGCTGCCATCGCCGCAGGCTACGCTAAAATCATCGAGGAGTCGGCCGGGGAATTGAAAGAGTTGCAGGATATCGTGAATCCTACGGACATGTCGCTGACGGACAAAGACCGTATCGACGTGGTGCAGCGTGTCTACGGCGTTTTGCGGCGCCACCGCGACCTGGCGCGCTACTACACGCGCAAGAACATCTCCATATCCCTGCTGCGGGCCGCCCGGAAGCGGGACATGGAGGGTGTGCTCTCATTGTACGGAACCGACGAACAACGTTACTGGTAG
- a CDS encoding DUF3876 domain-containing protein, producing MKQLLWICAGILLTLAAVLGAFRLFYDYEYRKIRPLCGEWHSTLDDTRLVIEPCGDKFRITITHRSTSETHLLYYKDCVYYTAYGGCRVDLFYTPPADALLLVPGDAFKRTSKLKNNEQ from the coding sequence ATGAAACAGTTGCTTTGGATATGCGCCGGTATCCTGCTGACATTGGCCGCCGTGCTCGGAGCTTTCCGCCTCTTCTACGATTACGAATACCGCAAAATCCGTCCCTTGTGCGGCGAATGGCATTCGACGCTCGACGATACGCGGCTGGTGATCGAGCCGTGCGGTGATAAATTCCGGATCACCATCACGCACCGCAGCACGTCCGAAACGCACCTCCTATACTACAAGGATTGCGTCTATTATACGGCCTACGGCGGATGCCGGGTCGATCTCTTTTACACGCCCCCGGCCGATGCACTGCTCCTCGTGCCGGGCGACGCTTTCAAACGAACCTCAAAACTCAAAAACAATGAACAGTAA